A genome region from Hymenobacter tibetensis includes the following:
- a CDS encoding transketolase yields the protein MSQDSSFAASSETHTPEATKSVAELKQIAAQVRRDIVRMVHAVNSGHPGGSLGCTDLLVALYFKVMKHTPEPFDMNGIGQDMFFLSNGHISPVFYSVLARSGYFPVGELATFRKLNSRLQGHPATHEHLPGIRVASGSLGQGLSVAIGAAQAKKLNGDDRTVFVLMGDGELEEGQIWEAAMYAPHHKVDNLVAFVDRNGQQIDGPTDKIGGLGDLRAKFESFNWRVLETDGNDLEKLLPTLEEAQSLLGQGQPIMVLVDTQMGFGVDFMMGSHKWHGVAPNDEQLEKALQQLSVEEAGDY from the coding sequence ATGTCGCAGGACTCGTCTTTTGCCGCTTCTTCCGAAACGCACACCCCCGAAGCCACTAAGTCGGTAGCGGAATTGAAACAGATTGCGGCGCAGGTGCGGCGCGACATCGTGCGCATGGTGCACGCCGTTAACTCGGGCCACCCGGGCGGCTCACTTGGTTGCACCGATTTGCTGGTAGCACTCTACTTCAAGGTGATGAAGCACACGCCAGAGCCCTTCGACATGAATGGTATCGGGCAAGACATGTTCTTTCTTTCCAACGGCCACATTTCGCCGGTGTTCTACTCGGTACTGGCCCGCTCTGGCTACTTCCCGGTAGGCGAGCTAGCTACTTTCCGTAAGCTCAATTCGCGCTTGCAGGGCCACCCAGCCACCCATGAGCACCTGCCCGGCATACGGGTAGCATCTGGCTCGTTGGGCCAAGGGTTGAGCGTCGCTATTGGGGCCGCGCAGGCTAAGAAGCTCAACGGCGACGACCGCACAGTGTTCGTGCTGATGGGCGACGGTGAGCTGGAAGAAGGTCAGATCTGGGAAGCGGCTATGTATGCACCGCACCACAAGGTAGACAACCTGGTGGCTTTCGTAGACCGCAACGGGCAGCAAATCGACGGCCCAACCGACAAAATCGGTGGCCTCGGCGACCTGCGTGCCAAGTTCGAGTCCTTCAACTGGCGCGTACTCGAAACCGACGGCAACGACCTGGAAAAACTGCTGCCTACTTTGGAAGAAGCGCAGTCCTTACTCGGTCAGGGCCAGCCTATTATGGTGCTGGTTGACACGCAGATGGGCTTCGGCGTTGATTTCATGATGGGCTCGCACAAGTGGCACGGCGTAGCGCCCAACGATGAGCAGCTGGAAAAAGCGTTGCAACAGCTCAGCGTGGAGGAAGCTGGCGACTATTAA